One stretch of Francisella sp. LA112445 DNA includes these proteins:
- a CDS encoding biotin--[acetyl-CoA-carboxylase] ligase: MNKTQIEILNSLDDQKYVSGQDIADNLGISRAAISKNIKALKDNYQIDIFSNSKIGYILDEKLDLIKLDELKKVFKNVNYFYSIDSTSKYAIDNQSRFQDNTVIITEHQTDGFGRFNRKWISPFGKNIYCTLVEIVDLDISKLNGLSLVIAISIAKVLNRLNLDAKLKWPNDIYISDKKIGGVIINISAEMNDRAKLFIGFGLNVNMRNNQDITKNWTSVKLESDRHANRTNLLIQIINAIKEDIMIFIKEGFSSFKEKYENLNYLKDKEFTLVLADKKFTNCKYKSLSDIGEIIIENSNGSYSFSSGDISILDSSIKLK, encoded by the coding sequence ATGAATAAAACTCAGATAGAAATTTTAAACTCTTTAGATGATCAAAAATATGTTAGTGGTCAAGATATCGCCGATAATTTAGGTATATCTAGGGCTGCTATATCAAAAAATATAAAAGCACTAAAAGATAACTATCAGATAGATATCTTTTCTAATTCAAAGATAGGTTATATACTAGATGAAAAGCTTGATCTAATTAAGCTAGATGAACTTAAGAAAGTTTTTAAAAATGTAAACTATTTTTACTCCATAGACTCTACTTCAAAATATGCTATTGATAATCAAAGTCGCTTTCAAGATAACACCGTTATTATTACAGAGCATCAAACTGATGGTTTTGGTAGATTTAATAGAAAATGGATATCTCCTTTTGGAAAAAATATTTATTGTACATTAGTTGAGATTGTTGATCTGGATATATCTAAGCTAAATGGCTTATCTCTAGTGATAGCTATAAGTATAGCTAAAGTCTTAAATAGGTTGAATTTAGATGCTAAGCTAAAATGGCCTAATGATATCTATATTAGTGATAAGAAAATAGGTGGGGTAATCATAAATATTTCGGCGGAAATGAATGATAGAGCAAAGCTTTTTATCGGTTTTGGTTTAAATGTAAATATGCGAAATAATCAAGATATCACAAAAAACTGGACCTCAGTAAAATTAGAATCTGACCGACATGCGAATAGGACAAATTTACTTATACAAATAATCAATGCTATAAAAGAAGATATAATGATTTTCATAAAGGAAGGATTTTCTTCTTTTAAGGAAAAATATGAGAATTTAAATTACTTAAAAGACAAAGAGTTTACTCTAGTATTAGCAGATAAGAAATTTACTAATTGCAAATATAAAAGTTTATCTGATATAGGTGAAATAATTATTGAAAATAGTAATGGCTCTTATTCATTCTCTTCTGGAGATATTAGTATTTTAGATAGCTCTATAAAATTAAAATAG
- a CDS encoding biotin synthase, whose product MDLYNKVEINFSNANQYAQKSSIQNKVRQILLAETLRYSKLLNYNHIHKILNLGVRDLSEPLELNKTFNPDKIDIGDIAPPQNSKSIKNLNAYKLNFDKDLNIVANDYDLIFSNMSFQWSQNFEYLMKNISNKLNNNSILAFSTILDNNFHQLKDILRINKMHSKASILEFINKVNLECLYDNSFYLNESFNSFREVIKHLKSTGVNTYTGDKTNYNYKKIKQLYSNQNQFNLSYHIGLFICFKE is encoded by the coding sequence ATGGATTTATACAATAAAGTCGAAATAAACTTCTCTAATGCAAATCAATATGCACAAAAAAGTAGTATTCAGAACAAAGTTAGGCAAATACTTTTAGCTGAAACATTAAGATATTCAAAACTACTAAATTATAATCATATACATAAAATACTAAATTTAGGAGTTCGTGATCTTAGCGAACCTTTAGAATTAAACAAAACATTCAATCCTGATAAAATTGATATTGGAGATATTGCTCCACCACAAAACTCTAAAAGTATAAAAAATTTAAATGCATATAAGCTCAATTTTGATAAAGATTTGAATATAGTTGCCAATGATTATGACTTAATATTTTCAAATATGTCATTTCAATGGAGCCAAAATTTTGAATACCTAATGAAAAATATCTCAAATAAACTAAATAATAATTCTATTTTAGCTTTTAGTACAATTCTGGATAATAATTTTCATCAACTAAAAGATATTCTTCGCATAAATAAAATGCATAGCAAAGCATCTATTTTAGAGTTTATTAATAAAGTTAATCTTGAATGTTTATATGATAACAGTTTTTATTTAAATGAAAGTTTTAACAGTTTTAGAGAGGTTATTAAGCATTTAAAGTCTACTGGCGTAAACACTTATACAGGCGACAAGACTAACTATAATTATAAGAAAATAAAACAACTATATTCAAATCAAAATCAGTTTAATCTTAGTTATCATATTGGTTTATTTATTTGTTTTAAGGAATAA
- a CDS encoding MFS transporter, protein MNQKTISFLKISYGNILEWYDFSLYIYFATFISANFFPTGNHQLSLLLTFAVFFIGTVIRPLGALIMGYLADMFSYAYVVNACTLAMGISTVLIGVIPNYSSIGILAPCLLIILRVIQGLSVGGQFPTLITLGVTNSKKNAGLSVGIIFAISSAGFLLASVVGTFSEVIFANHHQLIWRVPFILSGLLFAIYIYINRNENYTEQPPKQKHQTKLVDALFKQYKQIIIVSLITCMCASLYYMVFTYLVNYQIEYQHISESRALFLNSIVLFFACIFYPVFGYIADKYGYIKVFYIALIALVLLFYPLIMLIAVNNFVISFLAILIFCIIMAAIQGAVSPFFALVFENEWRATGCAISYSIGNGISGAAPLLAGIFTAKYGISGLALYTLILVVAGTIGSLGIYKTMRNA, encoded by the coding sequence ATGAATCAAAAAACCATATCTTTTTTAAAGATTTCATATGGGAACATACTAGAATGGTATGATTTCTCATTATATATTTACTTCGCAACATTTATATCAGCTAACTTTTTTCCTACAGGAAATCATCAATTGTCTTTATTATTAACTTTTGCAGTTTTCTTTATAGGTACTGTTATAAGACCTCTAGGAGCCCTAATTATGGGGTATCTAGCTGATATGTTTAGTTATGCATATGTTGTAAATGCATGTACTCTTGCTATGGGTATATCAACAGTATTAATAGGAGTAATACCAAATTATTCTAGCATAGGCATTTTAGCACCTTGTTTATTAATAATATTGAGAGTCATACAAGGCTTGTCTGTAGGTGGACAGTTTCCGACGCTTATAACATTAGGAGTTACTAATTCAAAGAAAAATGCAGGTTTATCAGTTGGTATTATATTTGCAATATCTTCAGCTGGATTTCTTTTAGCATCTGTTGTTGGAACTTTTTCTGAAGTTATCTTTGCTAATCATCATCAGTTGATTTGGCGAGTTCCATTTATATTAAGTGGCTTACTTTTTGCGATTTACATATATATAAATAGAAATGAAAATTATACTGAGCAACCGCCAAAACAAAAGCATCAAACAAAATTAGTAGATGCATTATTTAAACAATATAAGCAAATAATAATAGTTTCATTAATAACTTGTATGTGTGCTTCTCTATATTATATGGTTTTTACTTACCTTGTTAACTATCAAATTGAATATCAACATATATCAGAGAGTAGAGCTTTATTTTTAAATAGTATAGTGCTATTTTTCGCATGTATTTTTTATCCAGTGTTTGGTTACATTGCTGATAAATATGGGTATATAAAAGTCTTTTATATAGCACTAATAGCTTTAGTTTTATTATTCTATCCACTGATCATGTTAATAGCAGTGAACAACTTTGTTATAAGTTTTTTAGCTATTTTAATATTTTGTATTATCATGGCAGCTATCCAAGGAGCAGTATCTCCATTTTTTGCATTAGTTTTTGAGAATGAATGGCGAGCTACTGGATGTGCTATTAGTTATAGTATTGGTAATGGTATAAGTGGGGCGGCTCCTTTATTGGCTGGTATATTTACAGCTAAATATGGAATCTCTGGATTAGCATTATATACATTAATATTAGTTGTAGCAGGTACAATAGGATCTTTAGGCATTTATAAAACTATGAGAAATGCTTAG
- the bioD gene encoding dethiobiotin synthase, producing the protein MKEIFIIGTDTEVGKTYVSTNLIKAYESQNIKSLCLKPVASGKSKKSDLCEDVESIVEAYKYKFSTDEINLISFKEAIAPHIAAAKSNTNISLENLESFIKSKYIKDLEILLVEGAGGLLTPYSNQITQFDLIKVLKIPVLLVSAIKVGCINHTLLTMNELKKHNVKLAGWVANCNNQNVSFIDEQIETIEKLSEYKCSAKITHNADYFNFIELSKILISPEENE; encoded by the coding sequence ATGAAAGAAATCTTTATTATAGGGACAGATACAGAAGTTGGTAAAACATATGTCTCAACTAACTTAATTAAGGCTTATGAATCACAAAATATTAAATCTCTATGTCTAAAGCCAGTAGCCTCTGGTAAAAGTAAAAAATCAGATCTTTGTGAAGATGTTGAGAGTATCGTAGAAGCATATAAATATAAATTCTCAACTGATGAGATAAACCTAATATCTTTTAAAGAAGCTATAGCTCCTCATATAGCCGCAGCAAAATCTAATACAAATATTTCTTTAGAAAACTTAGAATCATTTATTAAAAGTAAATATATTAAAGACTTAGAAATACTCTTAGTCGAAGGAGCTGGAGGATTACTAACACCATACTCTAATCAAATAACACAATTTGATCTGATAAAAGTCCTAAAAATACCTGTATTATTAGTTTCAGCTATAAAAGTTGGCTGTATAAACCATACACTACTAACTATGAATGAACTAAAAAAACATAATGTAAAACTAGCAGGCTGGGTAGCTAATTGTAATAATCAAAATGTTAGTTTTATAGATGAGCAGATAGAGACTATCGAAAAGTTATCAGAATATAAGTGTAGCGCAAAAATAACGCATAATGCCGACTATTTTAATTTTATAGAGCTATCTAAAATACTAATATCTCCAGAAGAGAATGAATAA
- a CDS encoding pyridoxal phosphate-dependent aminotransferase family protein — protein sequence MLNLENKYIQYQKDNLLRELAISDVHKEKSTIDFTSSDYLNLSSSINLKQCLIDGFDRYGFGSKGSNIVCGYTDETQEFETTFAKFVNYPRAIFFSSGFMANLAIYSTLFDKSQIIFADKYIHASIIDGIKLSQAKLRRYKHQNLAHLENIYDNKSYITTEGVFSTYGTVSQLDKISTAAKGKLIVDEAHSFGVLGKNGKGSIDKYKLRYTDCPISIFPLGKAFGGVGAMVCTTDRIAEYLIQFARNYIYTTALPPLILKTSILQLENLKSASNQRIALCKNIYLFNKLCKEKRLELLSDDISPIKSILIKDNNLAISLKNKLYAKNILVSCFRYPTVPKNQALLRFSLHSSNTLDQIQEALEIISKEVNYGFIQ from the coding sequence ATGCTAAATCTAGAAAATAAGTATATTCAGTATCAAAAAGATAACTTATTAAGAGAGTTAGCTATTAGTGATGTTCATAAAGAAAAATCTACTATAGATTTTACTAGCAGTGACTACTTAAATTTATCTAGTTCTATTAATCTAAAACAATGTTTAATCGATGGTTTTGATAGATATGGTTTTGGCAGTAAAGGATCTAATATTGTCTGTGGCTATACTGATGAGACTCAAGAGTTTGAAACTACTTTTGCGAAATTTGTTAATTATCCTAGAGCTATATTTTTTAGCTCAGGTTTTATGGCAAATTTAGCTATTTACTCAACCTTATTTGATAAAAGTCAAATAATCTTTGCTGACAAATATATTCATGCTTCGATTATAGATGGTATCAAATTATCACAAGCAAAATTAAGAAGATACAAACATCAAAACCTAGCTCATTTAGAAAATATTTACGATAATAAAAGCTATATAACTACAGAAGGAGTTTTTAGTACTTATGGAACAGTTAGTCAACTAGATAAGATATCTACTGCAGCTAAAGGCAAATTAATAGTTGATGAGGCGCATAGTTTTGGTGTTCTGGGGAAAAATGGTAAAGGCTCTATAGATAAGTATAAACTCAGATATACAGATTGTCCTATCAGTATATTTCCTTTAGGTAAAGCTTTTGGTGGAGTTGGTGCTATGGTATGCACTACAGATAGAATTGCTGAATACCTAATCCAATTTGCTCGAAACTATATTTATACAACTGCCCTGCCCCCATTAATACTAAAAACTTCTATTTTACAATTAGAAAACTTAAAATCGGCATCTAACCAAAGGATAGCTCTTTGTAAAAATATATATCTCTTTAATAAGTTATGTAAAGAAAAAAGGCTAGAGTTATTGTCTGATGATATATCCCCTATTAAAAGCATCTTAATAAAAGATAATAATTTAGCGATAAGTTTAAAAAATAAGCTTTATGCTAAGAATATATTAGTTTCATGTTTTAGGTATCCAACAGTTCCTAAAAACCAAGCTCTTCTTAGATTTTCATTACATTCAAGTAATACACTAGACCAAATTCAAGAAGCTCTAGAAATTATCTCTAAGGAGGTAAATTATGGATTTATACAATAA